Proteins found in one Labrus bergylta chromosome 8, fLabBer1.1, whole genome shotgun sequence genomic segment:
- the ago1 gene encoding protein argonaute-1, with amino-acid sequence MEPGPSGAVPMGAFPPPLQQVFHAPRRPGMGTVGKPIKLLANYFEVEIPKMDVYHYEVDIKPDKCPRRVNREVVEYMVQHFKPQLFGDRKPVYDGKKNIYTVLALPIGSEKVDFEVTIPGEGKDRIFKVSIRWLAKVSWRLLQETLVSGRLQVPLDSVQALDVAMRHLASMRYTPVGRSFFSPPEGYYHPLGGGREVWFGFHQSVRPAMWKMMLNIDVSATAFYKAQPVIEFMCEVLDIRNIDEQPKTLTDSQRVRFTKEIKGLKVEVTHCGQMKRKYRVCNVTRRPASHQTFPLQLESGQTVECTVAQYFKQKYNLQLKYPHLPCLQVGQEQKHTYLPLEVCNIVAGQRCIKKLTDNQTSTMIKATARSAPDRQEEISRLMKNANFNLDPYIQEFGIKVKDDMAEVTGRVLPAPILQYGGRNRAIATPNQGVWDMRGKQFYNGIEIKVWAIACFAPQKQCREEVLKNFTDQLRKISKDAGMPIQGQPCFCKYAQGADSVEPMFRHLKNTYSGLQLIIVILPGKTPVYAEVKRVGDTLLGMATQCVQVKNVVKTSPQTLSNLCLKINVKLGGINNILVPHQRSAVFQQPVIFLGADVTHPPAGDGKKPSITAVVGSMDAHPSRYCATVRVQRPRQEIIEDLSYMVRELLIQFYKSTRFKPTRIIFYRDGVPEGQLPQILHYELLAIRDACIKLEKDYQPGITYIVVQKRHHTRLFCADKSERIGKSGNIPAGTTVDTSITHPFEFDFYLCSHAGIQGTSRPSHYYVLWDDNRFTADELQILTYQLCHTYVRCTRSVSIPAPAYYARLVAFRARYHLVDKEHDSGEGSHVSGQSNGRDPQALAKAVQIHHDTLRTMYFA; translated from the exons tgcCCATGGGGGCCTTCCCCCCACCCCTGCAGCAGGTGTTCCATGCCCCCCGCCGGCCGGGCATGGGCACCGTGGGCAAGCCCATCAAGCTGCTGGCCAACTACTTCGAGGTGGAGATCCCAAAGATGGACGTCTATCACTATGAGGTGGACATCAAGCCCGACAAGTGCCCACGGAGAGTTAACAG GGAGGTGGTTGAATACATGGTGCAACACTTCAAGCCCCAGCTCTTCGGcgacaggaagccagtgtacGACGGCAAGAAGAACATCTACACGGTGCTAGCACTTCCTATTGGGAGTGAGAAG GTGGATTTTGAGGTAACTATCCCAGGCGAGGGTAAGGACCGAATCTTCAAGGTGTCCATCCGTTGGCTGGCCAAGGTGTCATGGCGCCTGCTGCAGGAGACTCTGGTCAGCGGTCGGCTGCAGGTCCCCCTCGACTCGGTTCAAGCCCTGGATGTGGCCATGCGCCACCTGGCCTCTATGAG GTACACTCCTGTGGGCCGTTCATTTTTCTCCCCACCTGAAGGATACTACCACCCGCTGGGTGGGGGGAGGGAAGTCTGGTTTGGCTTCCACCAGTCTGTGCGCCCTGCCATGTGGAAGATGATGCTTAACATTGATG tGTCTGCCACGGCCTTCTACAAAGCCCAGCCTGTAATTGAGTTCATGTGTGAGGTTCTGGATATCCGCAATATTGACGAGCAGCCCAAGACTCTCACTGACTCGCAAAGGGTCCGCTTCACCAAGGAGATTAAAG GCCTGAAGGTGGAGGTGACCCACTGTGGCCAAATGAAGAGGAAGTATCGTGTATGCAATGTCACCAGACGGCCTGCCAGCCACCAGAC GTTTCCCCTCCAGCTTGAAAGTGGTCAGACGGTAGAATGTACAGTGGCTCAGTACTTCAAGCAGAAGTACAACCTGCAGCTAAAATATCCCCACCTACCATGTTTACAGGTGGGGCAGGAGCAGAAGCACACTTACCTGCCCCTTGAG GTTTGTAACATTGTAGCAGGCCAACGATGCATCAAGAAGCTGACAGATAATCAGACCTCCACTATGATCAAAGCCACAGCCCGGTCCGCACCCGACAGGCAGGAGGAGATCAGCCGGCTG ATGAAGAACGCCAACTTCAACCTGGACCCGTACATTCAGGAGTTTGGGATCAAGGTGAAAGATGACATGGCTGAGGTGACGGGCAGGGTGCTTCCAGCTCCGATCCTGCAGTACGGAGGACGG aaCCGCGCCATAGCTACCCCCAACCAGGGAGTGTGGGACATGAGGGGGAAGCAGTTTTATAACGGCATTGAGATCAAGGTGTGGGCGATTGCATGCTTTGCCCCCCAGAAACAGTGCAGGGAGGAGGTGCTCAA AAACTTCACAGACCAGCTGCGCAAGATCTCAAAGGATGCTGGGATGCCCATCCAGGGCCAGCCATGTTTCTGCAAATACGCCCAGGGAGCGGACAGCGTGGAGCCCATGTTCAGGCACCTGAAGAACACGTACTCTGGGCTGCAGCTCATCATCGTCATCCTGCCTGGGAAAACTCCTGTCTATG CTGAGGTGAAGCGTGTGGGAGACACCCTCCTGGGCATGGCCACGCAGTGTGTGCAGGTGAAGAACGTGGTGAAGACGTCCCCCCAGACCCTCTCCAACCTCTGCCTCAAGATCAACGTGAAGCTGGGAGGCATCAACAACATCCTGGTGCCTCATCAACG GTCAGCAGTGTTTCAGCAGCCGGTTATCTTCCTTGGAGCAGACGTCACGCACCCCCCTGCTGGAGACGGCAAGAAGCCCTCCATTACTGCT GTGGTAGGCAGTATGGACGCTCATCCCAGCAGATACTGTGCCACAGTGCGGGTCCAGAGACCCCGGCAGGAGATCATTGAAGATCTGTCTTACATGGTGCGTGAACTGCTCATTCAGTTCTACAAATCGACCCGTTTCAAGCCCACCAGGATCATCTTCTACAGGGATGGAGTTCCTGAGGGACAGCTGCCGCAG ATTCTCCACTACGAGCTCCTGGCCATCAGAGACGCCTGCATCAAGTTGGAGAAGGACTATCAGCCAGGCATCACCTATATCGTGGTGCAGAAACGCCACCACACACGCCTCTTCTGTGCTGACAAGTCTGAAAGG ATTGGGAAGAGCGGGAATATTCCCGCAGGGACAACAGTGGACACCAGCATCACGCATCCCTTTGAGTTTGACTTCTACCTGTGCAGCCATGCAGGCATACAG GGCACCAGTCGGCCATCTCATTACTACGTCTTATGGGACGACAATCGCTTCACGGCTGACGAGTTGCAGATTCTAACCTACCAGTTGTGCCACACTTACGTGCGTTGCACCCGCTCAGTCTCCATCCCTGCGCCAGCCTACTATGCTCGTCTTGTGGCCTTCCGCGCCCGCTACCATCTGGTGGACAAAGAACACGACAG TGGAGAGGGCAgccatgtgtctggtcagagtAACGGTCGGGACCCCCAGGCGCTCGCCAAAGCTGTCCAGATTCACCACGACACCCTGAGGACCATGTACTTCGCCTGA